From one Carassius auratus strain Wakin unplaced genomic scaffold, ASM336829v1 scaf_tig00021008, whole genome shotgun sequence genomic stretch:
- the LOC113076691 gene encoding protocadherin Fat 3-like has product MDDNPPKFDQDQYTECILENSPQDQFVLHTRVTDLDLGGFVGTIRIIPETVPFSISHDGIIRVKSSVDLDRETTASFSFQVEAQENPPSSSKATADVTITLLDENDNSPQFTTSSYEGKVFSNQTVGMQVVKVEAADLDEGPNGEISYSIEFGNERGHFEINENNGDITLINQIDLVDNTILEFALYVTAKDGGAITRSTAAIVNIKAPGESHPQFLRDTYQGQVEEDQEDADILKVLTV; this is encoded by the exons ATGGATGACAACCCGCCCAAATTTGACCAGGATCAATACACAGAGTGTATTCTGGAAAATTCACCACAGGACCAGTTTGTGCTTCACACAAGAGTCACTGATCTAGACCTG GGAGGATTTGTGGGAACAATCCGGATTATTCCCGAGACCGTCCCTTTTTCAATCAGCCATGATGGAATAATCCGGGTGAAAAGTTCAGTGGACCTAGACAGAGAAACCACAGCAAGCTTCAGTTTTCAA GTTGAAGCACAAGAAAACCCTCCTTCTAGCAGCAAAGCAACAGCAGATGTGACCATTACCTTGCTGGATGAGAATGACAACAGTCCACAGTTTACAACTTCCTCGTATGAGGGCAAAGTTTTCAGCAACCAGACTGTTGGAATGCAGGTCGTCAAG GTCGAGGCAGCAGACCTGGATGAAGGTCCAAACGGGGAAATCAGCTACTCCATTGAGTTTGGAAATGAGAGAggtcattttgaaattaatgagAATAATGGGGATATTACACTAATTAACCAAATTGACCTGGTGGACAATACAATCCTTGAGTTTGCACTCTATGTTACTGCAAAAGATG GGGGTGCTATAACCAGATCAACTGCTGCAATTGTGAATATCAAGGCCCCTGGAGAGTCTCATCCTCAGTTCCTCCGGGACACCTACCAAGGACAAGTAGAGGAGGATCAGGAAGACGCAGATATCTTGAAGGTCCTTACAGTATAA